The following coding sequences lie in one Apium graveolens cultivar Ventura chromosome 3, ASM990537v1, whole genome shotgun sequence genomic window:
- the LOC141710798 gene encoding protein GAST1-like, giving the protein MAMKSSNVILSIGLILFLLGNITHAMNITVSPTPQPEPFTNIPMNGTTPGSLLPQECCPRCTARCSNTAYKKPCMFFCQKCCAKCLCVPPGTYGNKKVCPCYDNWKTKRGGPKCP; this is encoded by the exons ATGGCAATGAAATCAAGCAATGTCATATTATCTATTGGATTGATTCTGTTTTTGCTTGGAAATATCACTCAT GCTATGAATATTACTGTGTCTCCCACTCCGCAGCCAGAGCCCTTTACAAATATCCCCATG AATGGTACTACACCAGGTAGCCTCCTTCCTCAAG AATGTTGTCCGCGGTGCACTGCGAGATGCTCAAACACAGCATACAAAAAGCCATGCATGTTCTTCTGCCAAAAGTGTTGCGCAAAGTGCTTGTGCGTGCCACCAGGAACATATGGAAACAAGAAAGTCTGCCCTTGCTATGATAATTGGAAGACAAAGAGGGGAGGTCCTAAATGCCCTTAG